One window of the Anopheles cruzii chromosome 2, idAnoCruzAS_RS32_06, whole genome shotgun sequence genome contains the following:
- the LOC128266930 gene encoding transcription initiation factor TFIID subunit 4 has product MASANFLEEALKSDVDESAVNAIVGTLENQLDVNADLVQQVGSVGKPGAYGSGVKNQSSAPAAAAAAIVSNGGTATTSSSSTSTAATTTTATETHVAVPQHHQESQSSKPDIGGAGLHHAGPVTNGEIIVSHAAVNVSNSNNNNNNNNTITTNNNLGKTFLVNASVNSSTITTPTVANKPTIKLVGGGVVSLPGSVSLQQQSQHPRNTVSSTVIAGGGGSTGGGGGGNINIISHQIVVPPGGHTVSTVGQPPPPFSVPPSHHLHHQVLTTSASSIGGGGGTIVFSSSNHQQLQTASNMPKNEPVKLVYPAGGPQPAVLNMNNNRVTLTQSGLPNGTISMSQQPQLIQTTSLGGQLGKATATLQQQQQQVGGAGQPAPTLIIKNQQTNAVMNPGTPGIVTVSKPMNNQATPNIVGLPGVQIVNVRPGAQPSQAQQKTVAAVSPRVVIGSQPIVSTRPPNASAITLSALQGQQGSTLLLKNEQGQFQLLRIGPAPTGTQITPANLTASSANQTIRLQTVPATHSSGSGAIIVSSQSITTAPASYISTQPTPVASVAPVPALAAQQNITITHSSAQPMLATQQQHTVAGGGQHQTQQPTVVVTTTTPAATPTPQQRNSLDNTKEKCSKFLTNLIELSKREPAKVEQNVRTLIQELVDANVDPAEFCERLERLLNASPQPCLIGFLKKSLPLLRQSLVTKEITIEGINPPSASVAFAGTALSQIPAQIRPVAPTIVSQSGMVGQTQIRMLTSQSGMTTVPRIGQTTIRPAAPVRIQTPLQQQTTITGGGATIVGPPRTTMTAQQIRPNATTIGHTTIVQTSQQQLPQTISTTPPALLPIRAPSGTSITRTGATLQIRTTTPVTSRTVTSVGGTTLTAAAGKQILQTQVNQIRGQAPVASVAAVAAAAAAAASGSSATQVKQVTAITGGGNVVVSLNQVPPPMQPVSASGASLIGSGGSSAVSGAQTMPALTLTSAAATAAGFGASSVTGGGAVAATVVVSSSPSVTAATTLVAAGASIGGAHLVATGTATTTTSGGTATAPSLTINKIVTAKSQNLSGVGSAASKKKASGSAATSLGGGAGTDQEVSKRAGASAQSQFYHHHASMYGEDDINDVAAMGGVNLAEETQRILGSTEFVGTQIRSCKDEVFLHLPALQSRIRTIIARHGLEEPSNEVAVLISHACQERLKNVVEKLAIVAEHRIDIIKVDPRYEVTKDVRGQIKFLEELDKAEQKRHEEQEREMLMRAAKSRSKTEDPEQAKLKAKAKEMQRAEMEELRQRDANLTALQAIGPRKKPKLEEGSSTSATPGVSGIGSLSGKTPTPLRPRIKRVNLRDMLFYMEQERESCRSQMLYKAYLK; this is encoded by the exons ATGGCGTCTGCCAACTTTTTGGAAGAAGCTCTTAAATCAGACGTCGATGAATCTGCGGTGAATGCCATCGTCGGTACACTGGAAAACCAGCTGGACGTGAACGCGGACCTAGTGCAACAAGTCGGGAGCGTTGGCAAACCCGGTGCGTACGGGAGTGGCGTGAAAAATCAATCTAgtgcaccagcagcggccgcggcggcaatCGTGTCAAATGGCGGTACGgcaacaaccagcagcagcagcacatccaCGGCAGCAACGACTACGACGGCCACTGAAACCCACGTCGCCGttccgcagcaccaccaagaGTCCCAAAGCAGCAAGCCCGACATCGGTGGCGCTGGCCTCCACCACGCTGGCCCCGTTACGAATGGTGAAATCATAGTGTCCCATGCAGCAGTGAACGTCagtaacagcaacaacaacaacaacaacaacaatactaTTACGACCAATAACAACCTTGGCAAAACGTTTCTAGTGAACGCTAGTGTGAACAGTAGTACGATAACGACCCCAACGGTGGCTAATAAGCCCACCATCAagctggtcggtggtggtgtggtgtcgTTGCCAGGCAGCGTTAgcctgcagcagcaatcgcAACATCCGCGAAACACGGTTTCCTCCACGGTGATTGCTGGTGGCGGAGGTTCCaccggcggaggaggaggaggaaacatcaacatcatcagccACCAGATCGTCGTGCCTCCGGGTGGCCACACTGTGTCCACCGTGGGGCAGCCCCCTCCGCCGTTCAGCGTTCCTCCGAGCcatcatctccatcatcaaGTATTGACAAcgtcggccagcagcatcggaggcggcggcggaaccatCGTTTTCAGCAGTAGCAACCATCAGCAGCTTCAAACGGCGTCGAATATGCCAAAGAATGAGCCTGTGAAGCTGGTCTATCCTGCTGGCGGTCCGCAACCGGCGGTGCTCAATATGAACAACAATCGCGTGACGCTCACCCAGTCCGGGTTGCCCAACGGGACCATTTCGATGTCCCAGCAGCCGCAGTTGATTCAGACGACCAGCCTCGGCGGCCAACTCGGCAAAGCGACGGCGACgctccaacagcagcagcagcaagtagGCGGTGCCGGGCAGCCGGCGCCAACGTTAATAATCAAAAACCAGCAAACCAACGCGGTCATGAATCCTGGCACGCCGGGCATCGTGACGGTTTCGAAGCCGATGAACAATCAG GCAACACCAAACATAGTCGGTTTACCGGGTGTACAAATTGTAAATGTTAGACCTGGCGCACAACCCTCACAAGCACAGCAAAAAACTGTTGCCGCTGTATCACCTAGAGTTGTCATTGGTAGCCAGCCAATAGTTAGTACTAGACCACCAAACGCAAGCGCT ATCACATTAAGTGCCCTTCAAGGACAGCAAGGCTCGACGCTACTACTGAAGAATGAACAAGGCCAGTTCCAGCTGCTCCGGATTGGTCCGGCCCCGACCGGAACACAAATCACACCCGCCAATCTGACGGCATCGTCCGCCAATCAAACGATACGGTTGCAAACTGTACCAGCT ACGCATtcatccggttccggcgcgATTATCGTAAGCTCACAGTCGATCACGACGGCGCCGGCGAGCTACATCTCAACGCAACCAACTCCGGTCGCTTCGGTGGCCCCGGTACCGGCTCTGGCGGCCCAGCAAAATATCACCATTACGCACTCGTCGGCGCAGCCGATGCTTGctacgcagcagcagcacaccgtggctggtggtggccagcaccAGACGCAGCaaccgaccgtcgtcgtgacTACGACCACGCCGGCAGCTACGCCTACACCGCAGCAGCGAAACTCCTTAGATAATACCAAAGAAAAGTGCAGCAAGTTTTTGACCAACTTGATCGAGCTCTCGAAGCGCGAACCGGCCAAGGTGGAGCAGAATGTGCGAACCCTGATACAGGAGCTGGTGGACGCGAACGTGGATCCGGCGGAGTTTTGTGAGCGACTCGAGCGGCTACTGAACGCCAGTCCGCAGCCTTGCTTAATTGGTTTCTTAAAG AAAAGTCTACCACTGCTACGGCAATCGCTAGTAACTAAAGAGATTACGATTGAAGGTATCAACCCACCCTCGGCATCAGTAGCTTTCGCTGGCACCGCCTTATCCCAAATTCCC GCCCAAATACGGCCCGTAGCGCCGACGATTGTGTCGCAGAGCGGTATGGTCGGTCAGACGCAGATTCGCATGCTAACATCGCAGTCGGGAATGACGACCGTACCGCGAATCGGTCAAACCACCATCCGACCGGCGGCCCCGGTGCGAATACAAacgccgctgcagcagcaaacgacGATAACCGGAGGTGGGGCCACGATCGTTGGACCTCCACGGACAACGATGACGGCCCAGCAGATACGACCAAACGCGACGACCATTGGCCACACGACGATCGTGCAGACGagtcagcagcagctaccGCAAACCATCTCCACAACACCTCCCGCCTTGCTACCG ATCCGTGCACCTTCCGGCACGTCGATAACGCGCACGGGGGCCACCCTGCAGATACGCACCACGACGCCGGTCACGTCGCGTACCGTtacgtcggtcggtgggacgacgttgacggcggcggcaggcaaACAGATCCTTCAAACGCAAGTTAATCAAATCCGCGGCCAAGCACCGGTGGCCTCggtagcggcggtggcagcagccgctgcggccgccgcctcggGCTCGTCGGCGACACAGGTTAAACAAGTGACAGCAATTACCGGCGGAGGGAACGTGGTGGTTAGTTTGAACCAGGTTCCGCCTCCGATGCAACCGGTGTCCGCATCGGGCGCATCTCTTATCGGTAGCGGTGGAAGTTCGGCGGTGAGCGGAGCGCAGACCATGCCTGCGCTGACGTTGACGTCCGCGGCAGCGACTGCGGCGGGGTTTGGTGCGAGTAGTgtcaccggcggtggtgccgtAGCGGCCACGGTCGTTGTCAGTTCTTCGCCCTCAGTGACCGCTGCTACGACGCTGGTGGCAGCAGGGGCTTCGATCGGTGGTGCACACCTGGTTGCGACTGGCACTGCCACTACCACCACCTc tggcGGAACGGCGACAGCACCTAGCCTTACGATTAATAAAATTGTCACCGCCAAATCGCAGAACCTCTCGGGGGTCGGATCAGCGGCGTCCAAAAAGAAAGCGAGCGGGTCCGCGGCAACATCATTGGGCGGCGGCGCTGGTACGGACCAGGAAGTGAGCAAGCGGGCGGGAGCATCGGCACAGTCGCAGTTCTACCATCACCACGCGTCCATGTACGGCGAGGACGACATCAACGATGTGGCCGCTATGGGGGGCGTCAATCTGGCGGAGGAAACGCAGCGAATCCTCGGTTCTACCGAGTTCGTCGGCACGCAGATCCGGTCGTGCAAGGACGAGGTGTTTCTGCACCTGCCGGCGCTTCAGTCGCGCATACGCACCATCATCGCCCGCCACGGTCTTGAGGAGCCGAGCAACGAGGTGGCGGTACTAATATCGCACGCCTGTCAAGAGCGCCTCAAGAACGTCGTCGAAAAGCTTGCCATCGTCGCGGAGCATCGGATAGATATTATTAAG GTTGATCCACGGTACGAAGTCACGAAGGATGTGAGAGGACAGATAAAGTTTCTGGAAGAGTTGGACAAAGCGGAACAGAAGCGCCACGAGGAGCAGGAGCGCGAGATGCTAATGCGGGCGGCCAAATCCCGCTCGAAAACCGAGGATCCCGAGCAAGCCAAACTGAAGGCGAAA GCAAAGGAAATGCAGCGAGCGGAAATGGAGGAACTGCGGCAACGGGATGCTAACCTTACCGCCCTGCAAGCCATTGGTCCGCGGAAGAAACCGAAGCTAGAGGAAGGATCATCCACATCTGCCACC CCGGGAGTGTCTGGTATTGGGTCACTGAGTGGGAAAACGCCCACCCCGCTGCGGCCACGGATCAAGCGAGTGAATCTGCGTGATATGCTGTTCTACATGGAGCAGGAGCGGGAAAGCTGCCGAAGTCAGATGCTTTACAAAGCCTACCTCAAGTGA
- the LOC128268963 gene encoding carbohydrate sulfotransferase 11, translating to MKGHTRTKWRIIKRLFLFFTTLSVIPLTVLYLITSDHLYRFRQYTYGAIISNGSSRQQLQQFRSPIHPPDTIVGVHHLRLAQQHRMQTHDKQTRDHQLWKNGTIGNQYRFDMDFMKRRMEHRVERLQKKCTEYRLNEPKHNYKPKAWEYLIQHEYHLVWCNVFKAASTSWMYNFNLMAGYTPYFLRKTKDVPLQLARQKYPRPTVEKLQEAINESISFIIVRHPFERLVSAYKDKIQYALPNSHHHKLGNRIIQKYRKTINGKPVTLLKYPLFSEFVNYLLDEIKHPHFEIDMHWVPMTHFCTPCFFHYDVIAKFETLEEDQNYLISIARLDSVIKPQWKNAGKGAHTNEVLLKFFAELDGAQVRGLYDYYRFDFELFGYSAKEYFKD from the exons ATGAAAGGACATACCAGGACCAAATGGCGCATCATTAAGCGCCTGTTTCTATTCTTTACCACCCTCTCAGTTATCCCGCTCACCGTGCTCTACCTAATCACCTCCGATCATCTCTATCGATTCCGCCAGTACACG TACGGTGCCATCATCAGCAATGGATCATCACGCCAGCAATTGCAGCAATTTCGGTCTCCGATCCATCCGCCGGACACCATCGTCGGTGTGCACCATCTCCGGttggcgcagcagcaccgaatgCAGACACACGATAAACAGACCCGCGACCACCAGCTGTGGAAGAATGGTACAATCGGCAATCAGTACCGGTTCGACATGGACTTCATGAAGCGCCGCATGGAGCATCGGGTCGAGCGACTGCAGAAGAAGTGCACCGAGTACCGATTGAACGAACCAA AGCACAACTATAAACCGAAAGCCTGGGAGTATCTGATACAGCATGAGTACCACCTCGTGTGGTGCAACGTGTTTAAGGCCGCGTCCACGTCCTGGATGTACAACTTCAACCTGATGGCCGGCTACACGCCATATTTTTTGCGCAAAACCAAAGACGTGCCACTGCAGCTGGCGCGCCAGAAGTATCCGCGGCCCACGGTGGAAAAG CTACAGGAAGCCATCAACGAGTCAATATCATTCATCATCGTAAGGCATCCGTTCGAAAGACTGGTCAGTGCGTACAAGGACAAGATACAGTATGCCCTTCCCAACTCGCACCATCACAAGCTCGGCAACCGTATCATCCAGAAGTATCGGAAAACCATTAACGGAAAG CCAGTGACACTTCTCAAGTACCCGTTGTTTTCCGAGTTCGTCAATTATCTGCTGGACGAGATCAAGCATCCGCACTTCGAGATCGACATGCACTGGGTACCGATGACGCACTTCTGTACGCCTTGCTTCTTCCATTACGATGTGATAGCCAAGTTTGAGACGCTCGAGGAGGACCAGAACTATCTCATATCGATCGCCCGGCTCGACAGCGTCATCAAGCCACAGTGGAAGAATGCCGGGAAGGGCGCCCACACCAACGAGGTGCTGCTCAAGTTCTTCGCCGAGCTGGACGGGGCGCAAGTGCGCGGTCTGTACGACTACTATCGCTTCGATTTCGAGCTGTTTGGCTACAGTGCGAAGGAATACTTTAAGGActag
- the LOC128266929 gene encoding uncharacterized protein LOC128266929: MNPGSNHDEEIPAHLQKDLLFSEKFTLDRRTCVVYAVTKDCRLLELQRKDINGSVSLGVVFNKASEPTANSLFFDDTSLSQDVDMLVESETMESQKKRHVCVKIYRANDGACRKVFILVQLDRQLIVVERRPPKEGTGRIAYGSLVVHSRYDELRQFTFVDHPNRGGSCALQIEVHGRDEPIVTDFLSPAQPVAEVEASFANNFACFDEVLKAVQQQTGERRAQLECFRHSVGQLFNDANQNLKMVPPLLRSYLPEEKVPLVRYGEVWRRIHNDRLVIGVPLYNRTFKRRLALTNLALVIVNSALKQMEYTTRFYRLRDDDFDFKSYDEIMIMEDATEGPLNFAQEWTVDKRNVLMAEETAMFLACFELSALFLQSEDVCLKCYVRYTVAPVQSESAELQLNVGTIAMPRTELYSSDLWIKFKNGELYCDLLAITCTSEYLSLNVTYKCEPIAVELREFFVGRLGFREVLSTVGGRIVLYCGNGTYWQDTLIRLDRLVLDLDRLERRIKLKLYCRYPHQMPTLIQSIYADYEESCSIEICATGENATALDLKQHLLKELRTKIEKPSDRDEVLQREFCTDMIYCALPRITQNAPNGVASYCPQ, encoded by the exons ATGAATCCGGGTAGCAATCACGACGAAGAGATTCCTGCCCATTTGCAAAAGGATTTATTGTTTAGTGAAAAATTCACACTGGACCGTCGTACTTGCGTGGTGTACGCCGTCACCAAGGATTGCCGGTTGCTGGAATTGCAGCGCAAGGACATCAACGGATCCGTTTCGCTAGGAGTCGTGTTCAATAAGGCATCAGAACCAACGGCCAATAGCCTGTTTTTTGACGACACATCACTGTCGCAGGATGTTGATATGCTTGTGGAGTCCGAAACCATGGAAAGCCAAAAGAAGCGGCACGTTTGTGTGAAAATTTATCGGGCCAACGATGGAGCGTGCAGGAAAGTGTTCATTCTGGTACAGCTggaccggcagctgatcgtTGTCGAAAGACGTCCTCCGAAGGAAGGAACCGGTCGGATTGCGTATGGTTCGCTCGTTGTTCACTCGCGATACGACGAGTTGCGCCAGTTTACTTTCGTGGATCACCCTAACCGCGGCGGATCGTGTGCCCTACAGATAGAGGTTCATGGCCGCGACGAGCCGATTGTGACCGATTTTCTGAGCCCCGCTCAGCCAGTGGCCGAAGTAGAAGCTTCCTTTGCAAACAACTTTGCCTGTTTCGATGAAGTGTTGAAAGCTGTCCAGCAACAGACCGGCGAGCGGAGGGCACAGCTCGAGTGTTTTCGCCATTCCGTCGGCCAGCTGTTCAACGACGCCAACCAGAACCTGAAAATGGTTCCTCCGTTGTTGCGCTCGTATCTGCCCGAGGAAAAAGTCCCGCTCGTGCGTTACGGGGAAGTCTGGCGCAGGATTCACAACGATCGGCTGGTAATCGGCGTGCCGCTGTACAATAGGACGTTCAAGAG GCGATTAGCACTGACCAATCTTGCACTTGTGATAGTGAATAGCGCACTCAAGCAGATGGAATACACCACCCGGTTTTATCGGTTACGAGATGAtgattttgattttaaatCGTATGATGAAATCATGATAATGGAAGACGCAACTGAAGGTCCACTAAACTTCGCGCAGGAGTGGACAGTTGATAAG CGCAACGTGCTGATGGCGGAGGAAACGGCTATGTTTCTGGCGTGCTTCGAATTATCCGCTCTGTTCCTGCAGAGTGAAGATGTGTGCCTCAAATGCTACGTTCGGTACACGGTTGCACCTGTCCAATCGGAGAGTGCTGAGCTACAACTAAATGTAGGAACGATAGCTATGCCCCGAACGGAGCTGTACAGCTCCGATCTTtggattaaatttaaaaacggCGAGCTATATTGCGATTTGCTGGCAATCACATGCACTTCGGAATACCTGTCATTGAACGTAACGTACAAGTGTGAACCCATTGCTGTAGAATTGAGAGAGTTCTTTGTCGGTAGATTAGGCTTCAGGGAGGTATTATCGACCGTCGGAGGTCGAATCGTGCTGTACTGCGGAAACGGAACGTACTGGCAGGACACTTTGATAAGATTGGACCGATTGGTTTTGGATTTGGACCGATTGGAACGACGAATAAAGCTGAAACTGTATTGCAG ATACCCTCATCAAATGCCAACGTTGATACAATCGATTTATGCTGATTATGAGGAGAGCTGTTCGATCGAAATTTGCGCTACCGGTGAAAATGCGACAGCGCTGGATTTAAAACAACACCTTTTGAAGGAATTGCGGACCAAGATTGAAAAGCCATCGGACCGAGACGAAGTACTCCAGCGAGAGTTTTGCACTGATATGATTTATTGCGCTTTACCAAGAATAACTCAAAATGCGCCAAATGGTGTCGCTAGTTATTGCCCCCAATAA